TGGTGACTAGCCAAATGTTTCGAGCGGGCCATCCCAGTCGGGTGACGGTTTTGCTTAACTCTCCTGTCGGACAGCAGTCGGGTTTACTCACTGATTCGGTGATTATGACGGATAATTTAGCAACGATATCCCTTTCTGCAATTTATCGTATCATTGGTTCCCTACCGACAGCAGAGATTAACATCGCATTGAGGCATACATTGGGATTGTAATTCGCGAGCGGTTTCGAGGAAAAGCGTGATTTCATTATAGTAAGTACAGGATAACCGAAATGAATTCTTCTAGCTAAAATTACTCAAATCGCCAAAAATTCTCCAAAGCACAATAAGATAATACCCGTGGTTATCCTTCGATTAGGCCGGATGCTCCATGACCCGATTATCACCAGACCAGCGTAACGCCCTCTATACCGTAGAATCGGAACGAGTGGGGATTCATAAATCTATCTTGGCAGCATTGTACGAGCTGCAACAGAAACCCCAACTCCA
This sequence is a window from Roseofilum casamattae BLCC-M143. Protein-coding genes within it:
- a CDS encoding type II toxin-antitoxin system PemK/MazF family toxin, encoding MTQQKLIVSRGDVALVLFPNSNLTSAKTRPAVIVQADNLQTGLSQIIVAMVTSQMFRAGHPSRVTVLLNSPVGQQSGLLTDSVIMTDNLATISLSAIYRIIGSLPTAEINIALRHTLGL